Proteins encoded in a region of the Elizabethkingia bruuniana genome:
- a CDS encoding S9 family peptidase, with translation MKLKHTAVALAAPLLMNAQNVMTPEKLWTLGKFSVQAVAPDQSSLIYKVGITDLKTEKTNAKSYFLDLLNNSAKQIDFGKKAIIQWDKNGLYATEGGVIYISKDKGNTWAEFYKIGNDADNIVVSPDGKKVAFSKEVQIETILGKDKYKDTSKSTAQIYTDLNNRHWDTWYEGKMSHVFVVNTSEEAAKAKDLLEGKKFMSPQQPFGGAEDFVWSPDSSQLLYVTKEKYGAEYAQSTNTDIFAYDLASGQTENLTKGMMGYDVSPKFSPDGKYLTWQSMRADGYEADKNDIVIMDWKTKKKTNLTQNWDDSVDGGFYWSKDAKTIYFNAAYRGVRQLFSVNPQNAKIAQVTKDKFDVSGIFAETKNGLLVTRTDFNHSPDLFNVSLKNGEFTQITDVNKDNYAAIAPSKSELKMVKTSDGKEMGVWFIYPPNFDPNKKYATLLYCQGGPQSALTQTFSQRWNMALMAANDYIIVAPNRRGMPGWGVKWNADISKDWGGQPMRDYLAAADFAKTLPYVDGERMGAVGASYGGYSVFMLAGIHENRFKTFIAHDGLFDMKSWYGTTEELWFANHEIGGSYWEKPDAPAYTTYNPSNYVGKWNKPIMIVQGGIDFRVSYEQGQEAFQAAKLKGLKAKMVYFPNENHWVLHPHNALVWQREFFGWLKETL, from the coding sequence ATGAAATTAAAGCATACTGCAGTTGCTCTGGCTGCACCATTATTAATGAATGCGCAAAATGTGATGACTCCGGAAAAATTATGGACACTAGGCAAATTCTCTGTTCAGGCTGTTGCGCCGGATCAGTCTTCTCTGATTTATAAAGTAGGCATTACAGATCTGAAAACCGAGAAAACAAATGCAAAGTCTTATTTTCTGGATCTTCTGAATAATTCTGCCAAACAAATTGACTTCGGAAAAAAAGCAATTATTCAGTGGGATAAAAACGGTCTTTACGCTACGGAGGGTGGAGTAATCTATATTTCCAAAGATAAAGGAAACACATGGGCAGAATTCTACAAAATAGGAAATGATGCAGATAACATTGTAGTATCTCCAGATGGAAAAAAAGTAGCATTCAGCAAAGAAGTTCAGATTGAAACTATTCTTGGAAAAGATAAGTATAAAGATACTTCAAAGTCTACAGCTCAGATTTATACAGACCTTAACAACCGTCACTGGGATACTTGGTACGAAGGTAAAATGTCTCATGTCTTTGTAGTGAATACTTCTGAAGAAGCTGCAAAAGCAAAAGATCTGCTGGAAGGGAAGAAATTCATGTCTCCGCAACAACCTTTTGGTGGTGCTGAAGATTTTGTGTGGAGCCCGGATAGCAGCCAGTTGTTATACGTAACGAAAGAAAAGTACGGTGCAGAATACGCACAGAGTACAAATACAGATATCTTCGCCTATGATCTTGCCAGTGGTCAGACAGAAAACCTGACAAAAGGAATGATGGGTTACGATGTAAGTCCTAAATTCAGCCCGGATGGAAAATATCTTACATGGCAGAGCATGCGTGCTGACGGATATGAAGCAGATAAGAATGATATCGTAATCATGGACTGGAAAACCAAAAAGAAAACTAATCTTACCCAAAATTGGGATGATAGTGTAGACGGAGGTTTCTATTGGTCCAAAGATGCAAAGACGATTTACTTCAATGCAGCATACAGAGGAGTAAGACAATTATTCAGCGTTAATCCTCAGAATGCTAAAATTGCACAGGTAACAAAAGATAAATTCGATGTTAGCGGAATTTTTGCAGAGACTAAAAATGGATTGCTAGTAACCAGAACAGACTTTAACCATAGCCCTGATCTGTTTAATGTTTCTTTAAAGAATGGTGAGTTTACCCAGATTACAGACGTTAATAAAGATAACTACGCTGCAATTGCGCCAAGTAAGAGCGAGTTGAAAATGGTGAAAACTTCAGACGGTAAAGAAATGGGGGTATGGTTTATCTATCCGCCAAATTTTGATCCAAATAAAAAATATGCGACACTACTATATTGCCAGGGAGGTCCACAATCAGCACTTACCCAGACATTCAGCCAGCGTTGGAATATGGCTCTTATGGCAGCTAATGATTATATAATCGTTGCACCGAACAGACGTGGTATGCCAGGTTGGGGAGTGAAATGGAATGCTGATATCAGTAAAGATTGGGGTGGACAGCCAATGAGAGATTATCTGGCGGCAGCTGACTTTGCGAAAACACTTCCTTATGTAGACGGAGAGAGAATGGGAGCAGTAGGAGCAAGCTATGGTGGTTATTCCGTATTTATGCTGGCAGGTATTCACGAAAACAGATTCAAAACATTTATTGCCCACGATGGTCTTTTTGATATGAAATCATGGTATGGTACTACCGAAGAATTATGGTTTGCTAATCATGAAATTGGAGGTTCTTACTGGGAAAAGCCAGATGCACCTGCGTACACTACATATAACCCTAGTAATTATGTAGGAAAATGGAACAAGCCTATTATGATTGTACAGGGAGGTATAGACTTCAGAGTATCTTATGAGCAGGGACAGGAAGCTTTCCAGGCTGCTAAATTAAAAGGGCTGAAAGCCAAAATGGTTTATTTCCCTAATGAAAACCACTGGGTACTTCATCCGCATAATGCCCTTGTATGGCAGCGCGAGTTCTTCGGATGGTTGAAAGAAACATTATAA
- a CDS encoding rhomboid family intramembrane serine protease, translated as MDLLVIIIIAATALVSFKGFNDRGFFSQYMFQVGAIQRNKEYIRLLTSGFLHADIMHLLFNMLTLYFFSGIVIDYFGKVGFVLIYFGAIIAGNLFSMFIYKNNPMYSAIGASGGVSGILFAAIAMNPYLGIGFFFIPIPIPGYIFGALYFGYSVYMMLNPKEWDNLGHAAHLGGSVVGLVYAFISFPMNTLEHIFQILIMSLPLLYLAFRILFNKGGIR; from the coding sequence ATGGATTTATTAGTTATCATTATTATTGCTGCAACAGCATTAGTAAGTTTTAAAGGTTTTAACGACAGAGGATTTTTTTCTCAGTATATGTTCCAGGTAGGAGCTATTCAGCGAAATAAAGAATATATACGCTTGTTGACGTCAGGATTTCTGCATGCCGATATTATGCACCTGTTGTTTAACATGCTTACCTTATATTTCTTTAGCGGAATTGTAATTGATTATTTCGGAAAAGTAGGTTTTGTACTGATTTATTTCGGGGCGATTATTGCCGGAAATCTTTTCAGTATGTTTATCTATAAGAATAATCCAATGTATTCGGCTATAGGAGCAAGTGGAGGTGTTTCAGGTATTTTGTTTGCGGCGATTGCCATGAACCCGTATCTGGGTATAGGCTTCTTCTTTATTCCAATTCCAATTCCCGGATATATCTTTGGAGCATTATATTTCGGTTATTCTGTTTATATGATGCTTAACCCGAAAGAATGGGACAATCTGGGACATGCTGCTCACTTAGGTGGTTCAGTTGTAGGTTTGGTTTATGCTTTTATAAGTTTCCCAATGAATACACTGGAGCATATCTTCCAGATCCTGATTATGTCTTTACCATTATTGTATCTGGCATTCAGAATATTATTTAATAAAGGCGGTATTCGATAG
- the nhaA gene encoding Na+/H+ antiporter NhaA gives MKLTQYFKKFFESSQSSGIILILCVLVSLFIANSSLGTGFQNILDSHLGPYSVAEWINDGLMSVFFLLVGLEIKREMLEGELSNIKNASLPIFAAIGGMLVPALIYAFFNNGTEYAKGWGIPMATDIAFSLAIISMLSSRVPASIKIFLAALAIVDDLGAILVIAIFYTEQLHWSYLLISGGILVLLVLFNKLGVKKHIFYLIPGAALWYCMHHSGIHATIAGVLLAFTIPTNSSETETSPLEKLEGMLHTPVNYLIMPIFALANTNIVFQKGMVDGLFTSFGAGIIGGLIIGKLVGILFFSFIAVKLGISKLPQHSKWSQMVGVGLLAAIGFTMSIFIAILSFKGHQDIQDEAKFAILVASTLAGFGGYTVLKLTSKKRRRIN, from the coding sequence ATGAAGTTAACTCAATATTTTAAAAAATTTTTCGAAAGCAGCCAGTCATCTGGTATTATCCTTATTTTATGTGTACTCGTATCCTTATTTATCGCTAATTCCTCGTTAGGGACAGGATTTCAGAATATTCTGGACAGTCATCTCGGCCCTTATTCTGTAGCAGAATGGATTAATGACGGCCTTATGTCTGTATTTTTCCTGTTGGTAGGTCTGGAAATTAAACGGGAAATGCTGGAAGGAGAACTTTCCAATATAAAAAATGCTTCCCTTCCTATTTTTGCTGCAATAGGCGGAATGCTTGTTCCGGCACTTATTTATGCATTTTTTAACAACGGAACTGAATATGCAAAAGGATGGGGAATTCCAATGGCAACAGATATTGCTTTTTCTTTAGCGATCATCTCTATGCTGTCCAGTCGCGTCCCTGCTTCTATCAAGATATTTCTTGCTGCATTAGCTATTGTTGACGATTTAGGAGCTATTCTTGTTATCGCAATATTCTATACAGAACAATTACACTGGAGTTATTTACTAATATCAGGAGGTATTTTAGTACTTCTCGTACTATTCAATAAGCTCGGTGTTAAAAAACATATTTTCTATCTGATTCCGGGTGCCGCTTTATGGTACTGCATGCATCATTCCGGTATTCATGCTACTATTGCAGGTGTTTTATTAGCATTTACAATCCCCACAAATTCATCTGAAACCGAGACCTCTCCTCTGGAAAAACTGGAAGGTATGTTACATACTCCGGTTAATTATTTAATCATGCCAATTTTCGCACTGGCCAATACCAATATTGTTTTTCAAAAAGGAATGGTGGATGGATTATTTACCAGTTTTGGAGCCGGTATTATTGGAGGTCTAATTATTGGGAAATTAGTCGGAATTTTATTCTTTAGCTTTATAGCAGTTAAATTAGGAATCAGTAAGCTACCCCAACATTCTAAATGGTCACAAATGGTAGGTGTCGGCCTTCTTGCTGCCATAGGATTTACAATGTCTATTTTTATAGCAATTCTGTCATTTAAAGGACATCAGGATATCCAGGATGAAGCTAAGTTTGCCATTCTTGTAGCCTCTACCCTTGCCGGGTTTGGCGGATACACTGTATTAAAACTCACTTCAAAAAAGAGAAGAAGAATCAATTAA
- a CDS encoding RelA/SpoT family protein, producing the protein MVYDLEQENKEILARYKDLISNTYRTLDEDQNKLIRKAFDIALDAHKDQRRKTGEPYIYHPIEVAKIVANEIGLGATSIASALLHDVIEDSDYTYEDLEKLFGKKIADIVQGLTKISIMNHQNISVQSENYRKLLMTLSEDFRVILIKIADRLHNMRTLDSMRADKQKKIASETVYIYAPLAHRLGLYNIKSELEDLSLKYNNPDIYNEITEKLILAKESREKYIAEFTKEVSEKLKEEGLNFSIKGRAKAISSIYRKMLKQNVSFEEVYDNYAIRIIYKSDAKNEKFLAWKIYSIVTDLYHSNPARMRDWISQPRSTGYESLHLTVLGPDSKWIEVQIRSERMDEVAEKGVAAHYKYKEGYKKNNDDRNFEQWVTQIREVLEGQQSLSTNELLDSIKLNLYSKEVFVFTPKGEIKLLPSGSTALDFAFSVHTDLGMKCLGAKVNGKLVPISYVLANGDQIDILTSNNQKPKADWLDFVVTSKAKAKIKAALNSHKSEMVEEGKEILQRKMRHAKIAYTDDEINKLQKFFNYKTSQELFLNFQSGVLDASDLKKYVDGKGMISNLLQKFRKTPKQEFVAPEPASDLDMIVFGKDEQKMDYSFAKCCSVLPGDKIFGFITINDGIKVHNENCPNAINLRANYDYRVLTAKWVNAERFTNRAKIEIEGLDRQGMINDISTIISNNMNLDMKSFSIESNDGIFTGNIVLEVRNKSQLDETLKHLKAIKNVTKVRRL; encoded by the coding sequence ATGGTTTACGACCTAGAACAAGAGAATAAAGAAATCTTAGCCCGATATAAGGACCTGATTTCTAATACATACCGAACACTTGATGAGGACCAGAACAAACTTATTCGTAAAGCATTCGATATCGCTTTGGATGCCCATAAGGATCAGCGACGTAAAACAGGCGAGCCTTATATATACCATCCTATTGAAGTAGCAAAAATTGTAGCTAATGAAATAGGTCTTGGTGCAACAAGTATTGCATCGGCACTTTTGCACGATGTTATTGAGGATTCTGATTATACCTATGAAGATCTTGAAAAACTGTTCGGAAAAAAAATAGCGGATATTGTCCAGGGGCTAACTAAGATCTCGATTATGAACCACCAGAATATTTCGGTTCAGTCAGAAAATTACCGTAAGCTCCTTATGACTTTATCCGAAGACTTTCGGGTAATCCTTATTAAAATTGCCGACCGTCTTCACAATATGCGTACCCTGGATAGTATGCGTGCTGATAAACAGAAAAAGATTGCTTCGGAAACAGTGTATATCTATGCGCCGTTGGCACACAGGCTGGGTTTGTATAACATAAAATCGGAGTTAGAGGATCTTTCTTTGAAATACAATAATCCGGATATCTATAATGAAATTACAGAGAAGTTAATTCTGGCAAAGGAAAGCCGGGAAAAATATATTGCTGAATTTACAAAAGAGGTTTCTGAGAAACTAAAAGAAGAGGGACTTAACTTCTCCATAAAAGGGCGTGCTAAAGCAATCAGCAGTATTTACCGTAAAATGCTGAAGCAAAATGTAAGCTTTGAGGAAGTTTATGACAACTATGCCATCAGGATTATTTACAAATCGGATGCTAAAAACGAGAAATTCCTCGCTTGGAAAATCTACTCTATTGTTACTGATCTTTACCACAGTAACCCTGCCCGAATGCGAGACTGGATATCTCAGCCCCGTTCTACCGGTTACGAAAGTTTACACCTTACAGTATTAGGTCCCGACAGCAAATGGATTGAAGTACAGATCCGAAGCGAACGAATGGATGAAGTGGCAGAAAAAGGTGTTGCTGCGCATTATAAATACAAGGAAGGCTATAAGAAGAACAATGATGACCGTAATTTCGAACAATGGGTTACGCAGATTCGTGAAGTTTTGGAAGGACAACAGTCGCTTTCAACCAACGAACTTTTGGACAGTATCAAACTAAACCTTTATAGCAAGGAGGTTTTTGTCTTCACACCAAAAGGTGAGATCAAGCTTCTTCCGTCAGGATCTACGGCTCTGGATTTTGCTTTTTCGGTTCACACCGATTTAGGGATGAAATGCCTCGGAGCAAAGGTAAACGGGAAGCTGGTTCCTATTTCCTATGTACTGGCTAATGGTGATCAGATTGATATTTTAACCAGCAACAACCAGAAACCTAAAGCTGACTGGCTGGACTTTGTGGTAACGTCCAAAGCTAAGGCAAAAATTAAAGCAGCTCTCAATTCTCACAAAAGTGAGATGGTAGAAGAAGGAAAAGAAATTTTGCAGCGTAAAATGCGCCATGCTAAAATTGCGTATACTGACGATGAAATCAACAAACTACAAAAGTTCTTTAATTATAAAACCTCACAGGAGTTATTCCTGAATTTCCAGAGTGGTGTACTGGATGCTTCGGATCTGAAAAAGTATGTCGACGGAAAAGGAATGATTAGTAATCTTTTACAGAAATTCCGTAAAACACCAAAACAGGAATTTGTTGCTCCTGAACCAGCTTCTGATCTGGATATGATTGTTTTTGGTAAGGATGAACAAAAAATGGATTATAGCTTTGCAAAATGCTGTAGTGTACTTCCTGGTGATAAGATTTTCGGGTTTATTACAATTAACGATGGCATAAAGGTGCACAATGAAAACTGCCCGAATGCTATTAATCTGCGTGCTAACTACGATTACCGTGTTCTTACCGCCAAATGGGTAAATGCAGAGCGCTTTACCAACCGTGCAAAAATAGAAATAGAAGGTCTGGACAGACAAGGTATGATCAATGATATCTCCACAATTATTTCCAATAACATGAACCTGGATATGAAGAGTTTCTCTATTGAATCCAATGATGGTATCTTTACAGGAAATATCGTTCTTGAAGTCAGAAATAAATCCCAACTGGACGAAACACTTAAACATCTTAAAGCGATTAAGAATGTTACTAAAGTCAGACGTCTGTAA